One window of the Chryseotalea sp. WA131a genome contains the following:
- the argG gene encoding argininosuccinate synthase has translation MKKVALAFSGGLDTSYCAKYLSEDLGYEVHSITVNTGGFDAAEMQAIETRAKGLGMASHKTVDATKSYYEKVIRYLIYGNVLKNATYPLSVSAERMSQALAVANYAKEIGADAVAHGSTGAGNDQVRFDMIFQILLPGAEIITPIREKRLSREEEIDYLKGKGVDFNFEKAKYSINKGIWGTSVGGKETLNSMGQLPEEAWPTQVTKQGHEEVKIGFEKGELVSINGKKFPHPTEAIQYLQSIAGPYGIGRDIHVGDTIIGIKGRVGFEAAAPVLIIKAHHALEKHVLTKWQLSWKDQLAQFYGNWLHEGQYLDPVMRNTEAFLHDSQENVTGEVSITLYPYRYQINGIESPFDLMSSKFGKYGEMNLGWTGDDVKGFTKIFGNQVAIYHSIKVESPK, from the coding sequence ATGAAAAAAGTAGCACTAGCATTCAGTGGCGGACTAGACACCTCCTACTGCGCAAAATATTTGTCGGAAGATTTGGGATACGAGGTTCACTCCATTACGGTGAACACGGGCGGATTTGATGCAGCCGAAATGCAGGCCATTGAAACACGCGCCAAAGGTTTGGGCATGGCATCACACAAAACGGTGGATGCAACCAAATCTTACTATGAAAAAGTGATTCGATATCTGATTTATGGCAACGTATTGAAAAATGCTACCTACCCGCTCAGTGTAAGTGCCGAGCGCATGTCGCAGGCATTGGCAGTAGCCAACTATGCCAAAGAAATTGGAGCCGATGCCGTAGCACATGGAAGCACTGGCGCTGGCAACGACCAAGTGCGGTTTGATATGATTTTTCAAATTTTATTGCCTGGTGCTGAAATCATCACACCCATCCGCGAAAAGCGGTTGAGTCGCGAAGAAGAAATTGATTACCTAAAAGGCAAAGGCGTAGATTTCAATTTTGAAAAAGCAAAGTACTCGATCAATAAAGGCATTTGGGGCACTTCCGTGGGCGGAAAAGAAACCCTAAACTCGATGGGGCAACTGCCAGAAGAGGCCTGGCCTACGCAAGTGACGAAGCAAGGCCATGAAGAAGTGAAAATTGGTTTTGAAAAAGGTGAACTCGTTTCCATCAACGGAAAAAAATTCCCGCACCCTACCGAAGCCATTCAATACCTTCAATCCATTGCCGGGCCTTACGGAATTGGCCGCGATATACACGTTGGCGATACGATTATAGGTATCAAAGGCCGTGTGGGTTTTGAGGCAGCAGCACCTGTGCTCATTATTAAGGCACACCATGCATTGGAAAAACACGTGCTCACCAAATGGCAATTGAGTTGGAAAGATCAACTCGCGCAGTTCTATGGTAACTGGCTTCACGAAGGTCAGTACCTCGATCCCGTGATGCGCAATACGGAAGCATTCTTACATGACTCACAGGAAAATGTAACAGGCGAAGTTTCGATTACGCTTTATCCGTATCGTTATCAAATCAACGGCATCGAATCTCCATTCGATTTAATGTCAAGCAAGTTTGGAAAATATGGCGAAATGAATTTGGGATGGACAGGAGATGATGTGAAGGGCTTCACGAAGATATTTGGGAACCAGGTAGCAATTTATCACAGCATTAAAGTTGAAAGTCCAAAGTAG
- a CDS encoding N-acetyl-gamma-glutamyl-phosphate reductase, giving the protein MKIKAGIIGGAGYTGGETTRLLLSHPNVELVFAQSRSQAGKPLNSVHHDLVGDTDLKFSEGFNQTVDVLFLCLSHGESKKLLTENIFPSTTRIIDLGNDFRLGEKAGNREFVYGLPEFQREKVKSAKNIANPGCFATTIQLGLLPLAKAGLLKEVHTTGITGSTGAGQKLQDTTNFTWRANNISAYKTLTHQHLGEINQTLKSLQSNFVEAINFVPWRGDFTRGIFVTSVLDCNLTLVNANKLYKDYYASHPFTNVADGMIDMKQVVNTNKCLLFLEKIENKLAIHSATDNLLKGASGQAVQNMNLMFGFNESDGLRLKPISY; this is encoded by the coding sequence ATGAAAATAAAAGCAGGCATCATTGGCGGAGCGGGTTACACCGGTGGAGAAACAACAAGACTATTGTTGAGTCACCCCAATGTGGAATTGGTTTTTGCGCAAAGCAGAAGTCAGGCAGGAAAACCACTCAATTCGGTGCATCACGATTTGGTTGGTGATACAGATTTGAAATTTTCAGAAGGCTTCAATCAAACGGTAGATGTGTTGTTTCTCTGCCTTAGTCATGGTGAAAGCAAAAAACTATTGACCGAGAATATTTTTCCATCGACTACTCGTATCATCGATTTGGGAAACGATTTTCGATTGGGAGAAAAAGCAGGTAACCGTGAATTTGTGTATGGGCTTCCTGAATTTCAACGCGAAAAAGTAAAATCGGCAAAAAATATCGCCAACCCTGGCTGCTTTGCAACTACTATACAATTGGGGTTATTGCCATTGGCAAAAGCTGGTTTACTGAAAGAAGTTCACACTACAGGCATCACAGGCTCAACAGGTGCAGGACAAAAATTACAAGACACCACGAACTTTACATGGCGCGCCAATAACATCTCAGCCTACAAAACACTGACCCATCAACACTTGGGCGAAATCAATCAGACTTTGAAATCGTTACAATCCAATTTTGTTGAAGCAATCAACTTTGTGCCTTGGCGTGGAGATTTCACACGCGGCATATTTGTTACGTCTGTTTTGGATTGTAATTTGACTTTGGTTAATGCTAACAAATTGTACAAAGACTATTATGCAAGTCATCCATTCACGAACGTGGCTGATGGAATGATTGACATGAAACAAGTGGTGAACACAAACAAGTGTCTACTATTTTTGGAGAAAATTGAAAACAAACTTGCCATTCACTCAGCAACCGATAACTTATTGAAGGGCGCAAGCGGGCAAGCCGTGCAGAATATGAATTTGATGTTTGGATTTAATGAAAGCGATGGGCTAAGATTAAAACCAATTTCATACTAG
- a CDS encoding DUF1016 family protein: MKKAVKHSSQKKISNDRLFEQISLLIVDSKQRVSTTVNQELTLLYWSIGKKIQEDILQNNRADYGQKVVITLSKKLTKQFGTGWSRQQLWNCLYAVETFPSIKILSTLSRELSWSHLKELIYLKDELQRTFYSQMAVAEKWSVRQLRERIDSMLFERTAISKKPEKLIAQELSILKKKKKVSHDLVFRDPYVLDFLNLSDSYSEKDLESAIIAELQRFIVELGTDFAFLARQKRILIDGEDYRMDLLFYHRQLRRLVVIDLKLGKFKPAYKAQMELYLNWLEKNEKAEGEETPIGLILCADKSDEHIQLLTLDKGNIRVAQYLTALPSKKLLQQKLKQAIRLANKRF; encoded by the coding sequence ATGAAAAAAGCAGTAAAACATTCATCCCAAAAAAAAATATCGAACGATAGACTATTCGAACAAATATCGCTGCTAATTGTCGATAGCAAACAACGCGTAAGCACAACTGTAAACCAAGAACTAACACTTCTCTACTGGAGTATCGGGAAGAAGATTCAGGAGGATATACTGCAAAACAATCGCGCAGATTACGGGCAAAAGGTGGTAATTACACTTTCAAAAAAGCTTACAAAACAATTTGGTACCGGATGGAGCAGACAACAACTTTGGAATTGTCTCTACGCTGTAGAGACTTTTCCCTCTATTAAGATTCTCTCTACACTGTCGAGAGAATTGAGTTGGTCTCATCTGAAGGAATTGATTTACCTGAAAGACGAGCTACAGCGAACATTTTACTCGCAAATGGCCGTTGCCGAAAAGTGGAGTGTACGCCAACTGCGCGAAAGAATTGACAGCATGTTGTTTGAAAGAACTGCTATTTCCAAAAAACCGGAAAAACTTATTGCTCAAGAATTATCTATTCTGAAAAAGAAAAAAAAGGTGAGTCACGATTTGGTTTTTAGAGACCCTTACGTTTTAGATTTCTTGAATTTATCGGATTCATATAGCGAAAAAGACTTAGAGAGTGCCATCATCGCTGAGTTGCAACGGTTCATTGTGGAATTAGGGACCGATTTTGCTTTTTTAGCCAGACAAAAAAGAATACTGATTGATGGCGAAGACTATCGAATGGATTTACTATTCTACCATCGACAATTGAGGCGTTTGGTTGTGATTGATTTAAAATTAGGAAAGTTTAAGCCAGCCTACAAAGCACAAATGGAACTCTATCTCAATTGGCTCGAGAAAAATGAAAAAGCAGAGGGAGAGGAGACCCCGATTGGATTAATTTTATGTGCAGACAAAAGTGATGAGCACATTCAACTTCTCACCCTCGACAAAGGGAATATAAGAGTAGCTCAGTATCTCACCGCCCTTCCATCCAAAAAACTGTTACAACAAAAACTAAAGCAAGCCATTCGTCTTGCCAATAAACGATTTTAA
- a CDS encoding aspartate aminotransferase family protein, translating into MKLFDVYPLFPIEPVKAQGSWLWDKQGKKYLDLYGGHAVISIGHNHPHFVEALKSQLDKISFYSNSIKNELQEKLAEKLGQLSGYPNHQLFLCNSGAEANENALKLASFVNGRKKVIAFKKAFHGRTSGAVAATDNPKIVAPFNAGHEIVFLPFNDEAAFLNTLNKDVAAVIIEGIQGVGGIHVPNPSFLQLLSKKCKEIGALLILDEVQSGYGRTGKFFAHQFAGIEADLITIAKGMGNGFPVGGVLIHPDIKPWSGMLGTTFGGNYLACAASLAVLEVIEKENLLGHATDLGNYWMRKLKNFSEILEVRGQGLMIGLDLPESFAALRKELLFKHHIFTGEAKPNTVRLLPSLALSKNDIDLFLEAIDKELKNG; encoded by the coding sequence ATGAAACTCTTTGACGTTTACCCGCTCTTCCCCATCGAACCCGTAAAAGCGCAAGGCTCGTGGCTGTGGGATAAACAAGGGAAAAAATATTTGGATTTGTATGGAGGTCACGCGGTGATTTCTATCGGGCATAATCATCCACACTTTGTTGAAGCGCTCAAATCGCAGTTGGATAAAATCAGTTTTTATTCCAACAGCATTAAAAATGAGTTGCAAGAAAAACTGGCAGAGAAACTCGGTCAGCTTTCAGGCTATCCAAACCACCAACTATTTCTTTGCAACTCAGGTGCTGAGGCAAATGAAAACGCGTTAAAGCTCGCCTCCTTCGTCAACGGGCGGAAAAAAGTAATTGCGTTTAAAAAAGCCTTTCATGGGCGAACGTCTGGTGCAGTGGCTGCTACTGACAATCCGAAAATTGTTGCGCCTTTTAATGCCGGTCATGAAATTGTTTTTCTTCCATTCAATGATGAAGCTGCTTTTCTCAATACCCTTAACAAAGATGTTGCAGCAGTTATCATCGAAGGCATTCAAGGTGTAGGTGGTATTCATGTTCCCAATCCGTCCTTTCTTCAGTTGCTTTCCAAAAAATGCAAAGAGATTGGTGCGTTGCTAATTTTAGACGAAGTGCAATCCGGGTATGGAAGAACCGGGAAGTTTTTCGCCCATCAATTTGCAGGCATAGAAGCAGATTTAATCACGATTGCGAAAGGCATGGGCAACGGTTTTCCGGTGGGCGGTGTTTTAATCCACCCTGACATAAAGCCTTGGAGCGGAATGCTCGGAACTACTTTTGGCGGAAATTATTTGGCGTGTGCAGCTTCGTTGGCGGTATTAGAAGTTATCGAAAAAGAAAACTTATTGGGTCACGCCACTGACCTCGGCAATTACTGGATGCGCAAACTCAAAAACTTTTCGGAGATTTTAGAAGTACGCGGCCAAGGGTTGATGATTGGATTGGATTTACCGGAGTCATTTGCTGCGTTAAGAAAAGAGTTGCTTTTCAAGCATCATATCTTCACGGGCGAAGCCAAACCAAATACAGTCCGCCTGCTGCCTTCGTTAGCATTGTCTAAAAATGATATAGATTTGTTCTTGGAAGCAATTGACAAAGAATTAAAAAATGGATAG
- a CDS encoding acetylornithine carbamoyltransferase, whose protein sequence is MKKFISAEDAVDFHSLIIKALEYKHEPLKDIQKGKGKRMGLLFLNPSMRTRLSTEIAAKNLGMDIIVFNVGQDGWSFEFEDEAIMSGSTVEHVKEAAPILGKYFDVLGIRTFPSLKNKEDDYSELYINQFVKYTGVPVISLESATLHPLQSLTDLVTIHELFKEKRKPKIVLTWAPHVKALPQCVANSFSQWVNAWGGAEFIITHPEDYELDPKFTKGATITHDQEEALHRADFVYVKNWSTYNDYGKIYTNDPEWMLTNEKLAFTNHAKIMHCLPVRRNVELSDEVLDSQASLVTHQASNRVCAAQAVISEILNGFVAW, encoded by the coding sequence ATGAAAAAATTTATCTCAGCAGAGGATGCAGTCGATTTCCACTCGCTCATCATCAAAGCATTGGAATATAAACACGAACCTCTGAAAGATATCCAAAAAGGGAAAGGAAAGAGAATGGGTTTACTTTTTTTAAATCCAAGCATGCGTACCCGTTTGAGCACAGAGATTGCTGCGAAAAATCTGGGTATGGACATAATTGTATTCAATGTGGGCCAAGACGGATGGTCTTTTGAATTTGAAGACGAAGCGATTATGAGCGGTTCTACAGTAGAGCACGTGAAAGAAGCAGCGCCTATTCTGGGAAAATATTTTGATGTGTTGGGGATTCGCACGTTTCCTTCACTCAAAAACAAGGAAGATGATTATAGCGAATTGTACATTAACCAATTTGTGAAATATACGGGCGTTCCGGTTATTAGCCTGGAGAGTGCAACCTTGCATCCACTCCAAAGTCTTACAGATTTAGTGACCATTCATGAGTTGTTCAAAGAGAAAAGGAAACCCAAAATCGTTTTGACATGGGCGCCACACGTGAAAGCTTTGCCACAATGCGTAGCCAATAGTTTTTCGCAATGGGTGAATGCTTGGGGTGGAGCTGAATTCATCATCACCCACCCGGAAGATTATGAATTGGATCCGAAATTCACAAAAGGCGCAACAATTACACATGATCAAGAAGAGGCTTTACACAGGGCCGACTTTGTCTATGTAAAAAATTGGAGCACTTACAACGACTACGGTAAAATCTATACCAATGACCCCGAATGGATGCTCACCAATGAAAAACTTGCATTTACGAACCACGCGAAAATAATGCATTGCCTTCCCGTCAGAAGGAATGTGGAGTTGAGCGATGAGGTCCTGGATAGCCAAGCGAGCCTGGTAACACACCAAGCGAGCAACCGCGTGTGCGCTGCCCAAGCAGTAATCAGCGAAATACTAAATGGTTTTGTTGCGTGGTAG
- the argB gene encoding acetylglutamate kinase has translation MNKLYIIKIGGNVLDDEPSLKKFLKDFASIQAPKILIHGGGKIATKLGEQLGIQSNYLKGRRITDAQTLDLVTMVYGGLVNKQIVAQLQEWRCNAMGVTGADGNLIKATKRPVGETDFGFVGDITANSVNSTLLYFLLKQNVIPIFAPLTHANGTMLNTNADTIASVLAISLSKHFDVRLIFCFEKTGVLQDVKNEKSVITNLNKSTYQKLLKEGLFHDGILPKLENAFNAIESGVREVLIGEHTNLLANTGYETKGTLITQS, from the coding sequence ATGAACAAACTATACATCATCAAAATCGGAGGCAATGTGTTGGATGACGAGCCCTCGTTGAAAAAATTCCTGAAGGACTTCGCTTCTATACAAGCTCCAAAAATTTTAATTCATGGAGGTGGAAAAATCGCTACTAAGTTGGGTGAGCAACTGGGAATACAATCTAATTATTTGAAAGGAAGAAGGATCACCGATGCGCAAACTTTAGACTTAGTAACGATGGTGTACGGTGGACTGGTGAACAAGCAGATCGTAGCGCAACTGCAAGAGTGGCGCTGCAACGCAATGGGTGTGACGGGAGCCGATGGCAATTTAATCAAAGCCACTAAGCGACCCGTTGGAGAAACTGATTTCGGATTTGTGGGCGACATCACTGCCAATAGCGTGAACTCTACATTACTCTACTTTCTATTGAAGCAAAATGTGATTCCGATATTCGCTCCGCTTACCCATGCTAACGGCACCATGCTCAATACGAATGCGGATACCATTGCCTCTGTGTTGGCTATTTCACTGAGCAAACATTTTGATGTGAGACTGATTTTCTGTTTCGAAAAAACAGGTGTGCTACAAGATGTGAAAAACGAAAAATCGGTGATTACGAATTTGAACAAGTCCACTTATCAAAAATTATTGAAGGAAGGTTTGTTTCACGATGGTATCTTGCCCAAACTCGAAAATGCTTTTAACGCCATTGAATCGGGTGTGAGAGAAGTGTTGATTGGCGAGCATACTAACTTGCTGGCAAACACGGGTTACGAAACCAAAGGCACATTGATTACACAATCTTAA
- a CDS encoding M20 family metallo-hydrolase has product MREHLPDIATDLLQQLISVPSFSKEEDKTAGLIYGFLNYHHIQAKRKGNNVWAINQHFDQAKPTLLLNSHHDTVKPNSAYTRNPLLPTVEDGKLYGLGSNDAGGPLVSLITTFFYLYLRDDLKYNLVLAATAEEEISGTDGIELIWNELPKIDCAIVGEPTLMDMAVAEKGLMVLDGVAYGKAGHAAREEGVNAIYESLKDIEWFRSYEFPKVSESLGKVKMSVTVIQAGQAHNQVPSECHFTVDVRATDAYTLEEILETIKKNVRCEVTPRSLRLRPSGIPNEHALYKAGEKLGIRMYGSPTTSDQALIPVPSIKLGPGDSARSHSADEFIYLHEIEDGINGYIKLIDTL; this is encoded by the coding sequence TTGAGAGAGCACCTACCCGATATCGCCACCGATTTATTACAGCAGCTGATTTCTGTTCCTTCTTTCAGCAAGGAAGAAGATAAGACTGCGGGATTGATCTACGGTTTTTTGAACTATCATCACATCCAAGCCAAGCGGAAAGGAAACAATGTGTGGGCAATCAACCAGCATTTTGATCAAGCAAAACCAACGCTATTGCTCAACTCACACCACGACACCGTCAAGCCAAATTCGGCTTACACGCGCAATCCTCTTTTGCCAACGGTGGAAGACGGAAAACTCTATGGCCTTGGAAGCAATGATGCGGGCGGCCCGTTAGTATCACTGATCACTACTTTTTTTTATTTGTACTTGCGTGATGATTTGAAGTACAATTTAGTGCTTGCTGCCACTGCCGAAGAAGAAATTTCCGGAACAGATGGCATTGAATTGATATGGAACGAGCTACCAAAAATTGATTGCGCCATTGTGGGTGAACCCACCTTGATGGACATGGCCGTTGCTGAAAAAGGATTGATGGTCTTGGATGGCGTTGCGTATGGAAAAGCTGGGCATGCAGCCCGTGAAGAAGGTGTCAATGCGATTTACGAATCGTTGAAAGATATTGAGTGGTTTCGAAGTTATGAGTTTCCAAAAGTCTCTGAATCACTGGGCAAAGTAAAAATGTCGGTTACTGTGATACAGGCTGGCCAAGCGCATAATCAAGTTCCGTCAGAGTGCCACTTTACTGTAGATGTTCGGGCAACGGATGCTTACACGCTTGAAGAGATTTTGGAGACGATAAAAAAGAACGTTAGGTGTGAAGTGACACCACGTTCATTGAGACTTCGTCCTTCAGGAATCCCAAATGAACATGCTCTTTACAAAGCAGGCGAAAAATTGGGCATTCGGATGTATGGGTCTCCTACTACATCCGACCAAGCTTTGATACCCGTTCCATCCATCAAACTAGGTCCGGGCGATTCTGCGCGTTCGCACAGTGCGGATGAATTCATTTACCTTCATGAGATTGAGGATGGGATAAATGGGTATATTAAATTGATTGACACCTTATGA
- the nudK gene encoding GDP-mannose pyrophosphatase NudK produces the protein MSERVRVKKTEILSNNWYTLKKVIFDYQHKNGNWIEQSREAYDRGNGATILLFNQLTKTVILTRQFRLPSYINGNSTGMLIEACAGLLDLDNPEDCIRRETEEETGFKIRDVKKIYEAYMSPGSVTEILYFFIAEYSKDMKTSMGGGVDENEDIEVMELSFAKAIDMVASGEIKDGKTIMLLQYLQIHYPALK, from the coding sequence ATGAGCGAACGAGTCAGAGTTAAGAAAACTGAAATCCTTTCCAACAACTGGTACACGTTGAAGAAAGTTATTTTTGACTATCAACACAAAAATGGAAATTGGATTGAACAGAGTCGCGAAGCTTACGACCGCGGCAACGGAGCTACCATTTTGCTGTTTAATCAACTCACTAAAACCGTTATTCTAACACGGCAATTTCGTTTGCCTTCTTACATCAACGGCAACTCAACCGGCATGTTGATAGAGGCGTGTGCTGGTTTGTTGGATCTAGATAATCCGGAAGATTGCATCCGCAGAGAAACAGAAGAAGAAACAGGTTTCAAAATTCGCGATGTAAAAAAGATTTATGAAGCCTATATGTCTCCAGGGTCGGTCACTGAAATTCTTTATTTCTTCATTGCTGAATATTCAAAAGATATGAAAACATCTATGGGCGGTGGTGTAGATGAGAACGAAGATATTGAAGTGATGGAGTTATCTTTTGCGAAAGCCATTGACATGGTTGCAAGCGGAGAAATCAAAGATGGCAAGACGATTATGTTACTACAGTATTTACAAATCCATTATCCCGCATTAAAATGA
- the argH gene encoding argininosuccinate lyase — protein MKLWQKDKDALAEVTRFTVGHDRELDLHLAAFDVLGSLAHTQMLESVGLLKKEELYLLTAELKSIYQQIQKGEFKIEEGVEDIHSQVEILLTKKLGDVGKKIHSARSRNDQVLVDLKLFMRHEIQELVGHIETFFNLLIAKSEEHKSKLLPGYTHLQLAMPSSFGLWFGAYAESLADDLITIESAFRIVNKNPLGSAAGYGSSFPINRKMTTELLGFDDLHYNVVYAQMTRGKTERIVAQALSNVAATLAKLSMDACLYLNQNFGFISFPDELTTGSSIMPHKKNPDVFELIRAKCNDLQTLPNQIAMMTTNLPSGYHRDWQILKEKIIPAFKTLNDCLEMTGLMLSAIQVKENILDDEKYKFLFSVEEVNKLVLAEIPFRDAYVQVGKAIEAGTFNYSTEIHHTHEGSIGNLCNNQIEKNFQATVGKFGFKLIQSKIEKLLLQH, from the coding sequence ATGAAACTTTGGCAAAAAGATAAAGATGCCCTTGCAGAAGTAACACGTTTCACTGTTGGGCACGACCGTGAGTTGGATCTTCACCTGGCTGCTTTTGATGTACTTGGTTCATTAGCGCATACCCAAATGCTGGAGTCGGTAGGGCTATTGAAAAAAGAGGAGTTGTATTTGCTTACCGCTGAATTAAAATCCATCTATCAACAAATCCAAAAAGGAGAATTCAAAATTGAGGAAGGTGTAGAAGACATTCATTCGCAAGTCGAAATTTTGTTGACTAAAAAATTAGGCGATGTGGGCAAGAAAATCCACAGTGCCCGCTCGCGCAACGATCAAGTGTTAGTGGACTTGAAACTTTTCATGCGTCATGAAATTCAGGAGTTGGTAGGTCATATTGAAACATTTTTCAATCTGCTTATCGCCAAAAGTGAAGAGCACAAAAGCAAATTGCTGCCTGGCTACACGCATTTGCAATTGGCCATGCCCTCGTCATTCGGTTTGTGGTTTGGCGCTTACGCGGAAAGTTTAGCGGATGATTTGATTACCATCGAATCTGCTTTTAGAATTGTAAATAAAAATCCGTTGGGCTCGGCAGCAGGCTACGGCTCTTCGTTCCCCATCAACCGAAAAATGACAACCGAATTGTTGGGCTTCGATGACTTGCATTACAATGTTGTATATGCCCAAATGACACGCGGCAAAACGGAGAGAATTGTAGCACAAGCCTTGAGCAATGTGGCTGCCACACTGGCCAAATTATCCATGGATGCCTGCTTGTACTTGAATCAAAACTTTGGATTTATCTCTTTTCCAGATGAGTTGACCACCGGCTCCAGCATAATGCCGCATAAAAAGAATCCTGATGTATTTGAACTCATCCGCGCCAAGTGCAACGATTTGCAGACATTGCCTAACCAAATTGCCATGATGACCACTAATCTTCCATCGGGCTACCACCGCGATTGGCAGATTTTAAAAGAGAAAATCATTCCGGCCTTTAAAACATTGAACGATTGCCTCGAAATGACTGGGCTGATGCTGTCAGCCATTCAGGTGAAAGAAAATATTTTGGATGATGAGAAATATAAGTTTTTGTTCAGCGTGGAAGAAGTTAACAAATTAGTACTTGCTGAAATTCCTTTTCGGGATGCATATGTGCAAGTTGGAAAAGCGATTGAGGCAGGAACGTTTAATTACTCAACCGAAATCCATCACACCCATGAGGGGAGCATTGGAAATTTGTGTAACAACCAGATTGAGAAAAACTTTCAAGCAACAGTGGGAAAATTTGGGTTTAAGCTAATTCAAAGTAAAATCGAAAAATTACTCTTACAGCATTAA
- a CDS encoding IS4 family transposase, whose product MNKGKKFVGQPILSQILSCISTDIIKQSSKQHRSNRYYKRLPVRVHLVSLLYGVFSYCNGLRELCEGILACEGKLTHLGFDQAPARSTLSDANNNRSYLVFETIYFKLLKQYHSFISDSRLKGLSIRNLKIIDSTTIRLFSDILRGVGRNPLDGSRKKGGIKVHALMDAFSGVAEFVRMTEAKVHDRKFLYHIKLPANSFVVFDKAYNLYHQFVKWTNQKVWFVTRMKSNAVYHVTKVIIDNTQRKNAKGVLKEQYVTVGYKTAEQTLRLKLRRITFKSDDGKVFIFITNNFTLPCAQIALIYKCRWMIELLFKQIKQNFPLRYFWGNSENAIKIQVYAVLIAQLLMVVIRKKAQTKKSFANMITVIRLHLMSYVALFDFIKDTYTAWRKSSDPPLFIA is encoded by the coding sequence ATGAATAAAGGTAAAAAATTTGTCGGACAGCCGATTCTTTCTCAAATACTTTCTTGCATATCCACGGATATTATCAAGCAGTCCAGCAAGCAACATCGAAGCAATCGGTATTATAAACGTCTCCCAGTACGAGTTCATCTGGTAAGTCTTTTATACGGTGTTTTCAGTTATTGTAATGGCCTTCGGGAGCTTTGTGAGGGCATATTGGCCTGCGAAGGAAAGCTGACACATCTTGGTTTCGATCAGGCTCCCGCTCGTAGTACGCTATCCGATGCAAACAACAATCGCAGTTATCTGGTATTTGAAACGATCTACTTCAAATTACTCAAGCAATATCACAGTTTTATCTCGGACAGCCGGTTGAAAGGTCTCAGTATACGTAACTTGAAAATCATAGACAGTACTACCATCCGCTTGTTTAGCGACATTCTACGAGGAGTTGGTCGTAATCCGCTGGATGGTTCACGCAAGAAAGGTGGTATCAAAGTGCATGCCTTGATGGATGCCTTTTCAGGTGTGGCTGAATTTGTAAGAATGACCGAAGCCAAGGTACATGACCGTAAATTCCTCTACCACATTAAGTTACCGGCCAATAGCTTTGTCGTATTTGATAAGGCGTATAACCTGTATCATCAATTTGTAAAGTGGACAAATCAAAAAGTATGGTTCGTAACACGCATGAAAAGCAATGCCGTGTACCATGTCACCAAAGTAATTATCGACAACACTCAAAGGAAAAATGCAAAGGGTGTTCTCAAAGAGCAGTACGTCACAGTGGGCTACAAAACCGCAGAGCAGACCTTGCGATTAAAACTCAGACGGATTACTTTCAAATCCGATGATGGCAAAGTGTTCATCTTCATAACCAACAACTTTACGCTACCCTGTGCGCAAATCGCTTTGATTTACAAGTGTAGATGGATGATTGAGCTCTTGTTCAAACAAATCAAACAAAATTTTCCACTGCGCTACTTCTGGGGTAACAGCGAGAATGCGATTAAAATACAAGTGTATGCAGTGCTCATAGCTCAACTATTAATGGTCGTTATCCGCAAAAAAGCACAGACTAAAAAATCATTTGCCAATATGATTACTGTGATACGGCTACATTTGATGAGTTATGTTGCCTTGTTCGATTTCATCAAAGATACGTATACCGCTTGGCGAAAAAGCAGCGACCCTCCTTTGTTCATCGCGTAA